From one Rhodamnia argentea isolate NSW1041297 chromosome 1, ASM2092103v1, whole genome shotgun sequence genomic stretch:
- the LOC115753362 gene encoding uncharacterized protein LOC115753362: MKTFSRAKRVTDPLDERARARLLVGADRRQLSYVSSGSEHGGEDCTPSLSELVQCFLEEGDEGSEAHSPGHEPDSDRVDSVPDSLEDVLAQISAGAEDSYRDLLLDHVLRALEAFSGLSASESLLRRRVMSYLREIGHNAAVCKSRWESSGGMTAGNYEFIDVLSPSSASAPAPAAWQQQQSRYFVDLDFAGEFEIARPTSRYARLLRLLPEVFVGTGDELKRIAKVMCDEAKRSLKSRELSVPPWRKSRYMTNKWLGPYRRTVNPEPANGSAAAGVKCRCVGFDEYAVSGRFSVRTR; encoded by the coding sequence ATGAAGACCTTCTCTCGGGCGAAGCGGGTCACCGACCCGCTCGACGAGCGAGCTCGGGCCCGGCTCCTCGTCGGCGCCGACCGCCGCCAGCTCAGCTACGTCAGCAGCGGCAGCGAGCACGGCGGGGAGGACTGCACTCCCAGCCTCTCCGAGCTCGTCCAGTGCTTCCTCGAAGAGGGCGACGAGGGCTCGGAAGCGCACTCGCCGGGTCACGAGCCTGACTCTGACCGAGTCGACTCAGTCCCGGACTCGCTCGAGGACGTCCTGGCGCAGATTTCCGCTGGAGCCGAGGATTCTTACCGAGACCTTCTTCTGGATCACGTTCTGAGGGCGCTGGAGGCGTTCTCTGGCTTGAGCGCGAGCGAGTCTCTGCTCAGGCGGAGAGTCATGTCGTACCTCCGGGAGATTGGCCACAATGCAGCGGTCTGCAAGTCGCGGTGGGAGTCCTCGGGCGGCATGACAGCCGGGAACTACGAGTTCATCGACGTGCTGAgcccctcctccgcctccgcccccgcccccgcggcgtggcagcagcagcagagccGGTACTTCGTCGATCTGGACTTCGCGGGCGAGTTCGAAATCGCGAGGCCGACGAGCCGGTACGCGAGGCTGCTGCGGTTGCTGCCGGAGGTCTTCGTCGGGACGGGCGACGAGCTGAAGAGGATCGCCAAGGTGATGTGCGACGAGGCCAAGAGGTCGCTCAAGAGCCGAGAGCTGTCCGTGCCCCCGTGGCGGAAGAGCCGCTACATGACGAACAAGTGGCTCGGCCCGTACCGCCGGACGGTCAATCCTGAACCGGCGAACGGTTCCGCCGCCGCCGGCGTGAAGTGCCGGTGCGTTGGCTTCGACGAGTACGCCGTCTCCGGCCGCTTCTCTGTTCGTACGAGATAA
- the LOC115753378 gene encoding serine/threonine-protein kinase OXI1-like — translation MGGDAADGRQVPAVSLEGLKVVSALGRGAKGVVFLVWDEALDQTWALKVILRDNIQKKNDKEAEKANADGGDGDEYRRIAFEQEVLGQFDHPLLPKLRAVVSTERIVGYAIDYCPGRDLNSLRKKQTEKMFSDEIIRFYAAELVLALEYLHSLGIVYRDLKPENVMIQEDGHIMLVDFDLSTKLSSKSAQCSPIVADRAPKLQSAKSRRRFSPLHGCCGSGISPDYSVQSSMPGPNSIFPVESGPAAGKCNSFVGTEEYVAPEIIQGDGHDFAVDWWSLGIFLHEMLYGTTPFRGSNRKETFYRILTKEPELVGEPTALRDLMRKLLEKDPRRRIGLEGIKGHEFFSGVRWDTVLRIQRPPYVPLVEELEVRNSNNGDQAGSFDVVGFVEGIFGGAESDRNKEESENKEKKGGDENENNNGNQRVWVEELNEHSSKANDFLVF, via the exons ATGGGCGGCGATGCGGCGGATGGCCGCCAGGTCCCCGCGGTGAGCCTCGAAGGCTTGAAGGTGGTTTCCGCCCTGGGGCGCGGGGCCAAGGGAGTGGTGTTTTTGGTCTGGGACGAGGCGCTGGACCAGACCTGGGCGCTGAAGGTGATACTGAGGGACAACATCCAGAAGAAGAACGATAAGGAGGCGGAGAAGGCGAACGCcgacggcggcgacggcgacgagTACCGGAGGATCGCTTTCGAGCAGGAGGTCCTGGGGCAGTTCGATCATCCGCTGCTTCCGAAGCTCCGCGCCGTCGTGTCGACGGAGAGGATCGTCGGCTACGCCATCGATTACTGCCCCGGCCGTGATCTCAACTCTCTCAGGAAGAAGCAGACTGAGAAGATGTTCTCCGATGAAATTATCAG GTTTTACGCGGCGGAATTGGTTCTCGCGCTCGAGTACTTGCACAGCTTGGGGATCGTGTACAGAGACCTGAAGCCAGAGAACGTGATGATCCAAGAAGACGGCCATATAATGCTCGTCGACTTCGACCTCTCCACTAAGCTATCTTCGAAATCCGCTCAATGCTCTCCGATCGTCGCCGACCGAGCGCCCAAGCTGCAGTCGGCTAAGTCCAGGAGGCGATTCTCCCCGCTCCACGGATGCTGCGGCTCGGGGATCTCGCCGGACTACTCGGTCCAGTCGAGCATGCCCGGCCCCAACTCCATCTTCCCGGTCGAGTCGGGCCCGGCCGCGGGGAAGTGCAACTCCTTCGTCGGGACGGAGGAGTACGTGGCGCCGGAGATCATCCAGGGCGACGGCCACGATTTCGCGGTGGACTGGTGGTCGCTGGGGATCTTCCTACACGAGATGCTGTACGGGACGACCCCGTTCCGCGGGTCGAACCGGAAGGAGACGTTCTACCGGATCCTGACCAAGGAGCCCGAGCTGGTGGGCGAGCCGACGGCGCTGCGGGACTTGATGAGGAAGCTGCTGGAGAAGGACCCTCGCCGGAGGATCGGGCTGGAGGGGATCAAGGGCCACGAGTTCTTCAGCGGGGTGAGGTGGGACACGGTGCTGCGGATCCAACGGCCGCCGTACGTCCCGCTGGTGGAAGAGCTCGAGGTAAGGAATAGCAACAATGGCGACCAGGCGGGGAGCTTCGACGTGGTGGGGTTCGTGGAGGGAATATTTGGGGGTGCAGAGAGCGACAGGAATAAAGAAGAGAGCGAGAATAAGGAAAAGAAGGGCGGCGACGAGAATGAGAATAACAACGGGAACCAGAGGGTTTGGGTTGAGGAGTTGAACGAACATTCCTCCAAGGCTAAcgattttttggttttctaa
- the LOC115753377 gene encoding adenylylsulfatase HINT3 encodes MENRRLAVLCSHLRPVGSGSASSRLSTSGSSFGSSDDGRGKKQTSRDPGDRSSTKDCVFCCIIRGESPAFKLYEDEKCLCILDSNPLSHGHSLIIPKSHYSSLEATPPNVVAAMCSKVPFIGSAIMRAAGCDSFNLLVNNGAAAGQVIFHTHIHIIPRKASDCLWTSESLRRRPLTFNQNASQLVNRVREELSISNVSEESKGQESTLS; translated from the exons ATGGAGAACCGGAGGCTCGCCGTCCTGTGCTCGCATCTCCGCCCTGTCGGCTCGGGCTCGGCCTCCAGCAGGTTGTCCACTTCCGGCTCCTCTTTCGGCTCGAGCGATGACGGTCGCGGGAAGAAGCAGACGTCTCGCGATCCCGGCGACCGTAGCTCGACCAAGGACTGCGTGTTCTGCTGCATCATTCGCGGCGAATCCCCCGCCTTCAAG CTCTATGAAGATGAAAAGTGCCTATGCATATTGGATTCAAATCCTCTGAGTCATGG GCACTCTCTGATCATTCCAAAATCTCATTACTCTTCCTTGGAAGCCACGCCTCCGAAT GTGGTTGCTGCAATGTGCTCAAAAGTTCCATTCATTGGCAGTGCAATTATGAGAGCCGCTGGTTGTG ATTCTTTCAACTTGTTGGTTAATAATGGTGCCGCCGCTGGACAAGTCATATTCCAC ACTCACATTCATATAATCCCCCGAAAAGCCAGTGATTGTTTGTGGACTTCAGAG AGCTTGCGAAGGCGTCCGCTTACCTTCAACCAGAATGCCTCTCAACTCGTCAACCGCGTGAGGGAGGAGTTGTCAATATCAAACGTGTCCGAGGAAAGCAAGGGCCAGGAATCTACTCTCTCATAA